A window of Dromiciops gliroides isolate mDroGli1 chromosome X, mDroGli1.pri, whole genome shotgun sequence contains these coding sequences:
- the LOC122734153 gene encoding acidic repeat-containing protein-like, protein MKNCRVAGCFLAELSSSTSDYVKYFQLKKEELTWKLYHFFNATIFGKKLPEKISINWNKKMRTTAGYCHFSGKEGGPQATRSIRIELSEKVCDSADRLRDTLIHELCHGATWLFHGVRDCHGPFWKVYAQRSASVHPELPLVKRCHTYEIHYKFIYECSQCKARVGRHSKSVDTDCVVCSLCHGPLLLLPPTPKAGTSGQTQPTPAATCTKTSHHSAKKGKRIRSQHKEEIPPKDAETQEGEATVPQSTAASSKCI, encoded by the exons ATGAAGAATTGCCGGGTGGCCGGCTGTTTCTTGGCTGAGCTGTCGAGTTCCACATCTGATTATGTGAAGTACTTTCAGCTGAAAAAGGAGGAGCTGACTTGGAAGCTCTACCACTTCTTTAATGCCACAATCTTTGGGAAAAAG TTACCAGAGAAAATCAGCATAAACTGGAATAAAAAGATGCGTACAACAGCGGGATACTGCCACTTTTCAGGCAAAGAAGGGGGTCCACAAGCAACTCGTAGCATCCGCATTGAGCTTTCAGAAAAAGTCTGTGACTCGGCAG aCCGGCTCCGGGACACACTGATCCATGAATTATGCCACGGAGCTACTTGGCTGTTTCATGGCGTCAGAGACTGTCATGGTCCCTTTTGGAAGGTCTATGCCCAAAGATCTGCATCAGTGCACCCAGAGCTGCCCTTGGTGAAACGATGCCACACTTATGAGATTCACTATAAATTTATCTATGAATGTTCTCAGTGCAAAGCCAG GGTTGGTCGCCACTCCAAGTCGGTGGATACCGATTGTGTAGTCTGTTCTCTGTGCCATgggcctctcctcctcctcccacccaccccaaaaGCTGGCACATCTGGGCAGACTCAGCCCACTCCAGCTGCTACATGCACAAAAACAAGCCACCATTCTGCCAAGAAGGGAAAAAGGATTCGCTCGCAGCACAAAGAGGAGATACCACCCAAGGATGCTGAGACCCAGGAGGGCGAGGCGACTGTGCCTCAGAGCACTGCTGCTTCTAGCAAATGTATTTAG